A single region of the Anabaena sphaerica FACHB-251 genome encodes:
- the glgB gene encoding 1,4-alpha-glucan branching enzyme: MSISTIAPEQVNRIIWNQHHDPFEVLGSHLIEREGKKVWAVRAYLPNASAAWVVVPEERKEYPMMTVHDPHFFECIIETAELNNYQLRIKEGEHERVTYDPYAFRSPGVTDFDLHLFAEGNHHRIYEKLGAHLTEVDGVKGVYFAVWAPNARNVSLLGDFNLWDGRKHQMRKGHTGVWELFIPEIGVGEHYKYEIKNFEGHIYEKSDPYGFQQEPRPKTASIVTDLTTYSWNDENWMETRRHTDPLTQPISVYEVHLGSWLHAASEEPAKLPNGETEPVVIVSELKTGARFLTYRELAAKLIPYVKDLGYTHIELLPIAEHPFDGSWGYQVTGYYAPTSRFGSPEDFMYFVDQCHEHGIGVLVDWVPGHFPKDGHGLAFFDGTHLYEHADPRKGEHKEWGTLVFNYSRNEVRNFLVANALFWFDKYHIDGIRVDAVASMLYNDYCREAGEWLPNQYGGRENLEAADFLRQVNHNIFSYFPGVLSIAEESTSWPMVSWPTYTGGLGFNLKWNMGWMHDMLDYFSMDPWFRQFHQNNVTFSMWYNHSENFMLALSHDEVVHGKSNIIGKMPGDKWQKLANVRALFAYMFTHPGKKTMFMSMEFGQWSEWNVWADLEWQLHEFEPHQQLKAFFKDINHIYRSEPALYTQDFAREGFEWIDCSDNRHSVVAFVRRAKDSDEFLIVVCNFTPQPHSHYRIGVPEKGFYTELFNSDARQYGGSNMGNLGGKWTDDWSLHNRPYSLDLCLPPLGVLILKLDKVKMAEVMK, encoded by the coding sequence ATGTCCATCAGCACGATCGCTCCTGAGCAGGTTAATCGCATCATTTGGAATCAGCATCATGATCCGTTTGAAGTGCTTGGTTCACATCTCATAGAACGGGAAGGTAAGAAAGTCTGGGCTGTGCGCGCCTACCTACCAAATGCCAGCGCAGCATGGGTAGTAGTTCCTGAAGAACGCAAAGAATACCCCATGATGACGGTGCATGATCCCCACTTTTTTGAATGCATCATAGAAACAGCAGAACTTAACAACTATCAATTGCGGATTAAAGAAGGGGAACACGAGCGCGTCACTTATGATCCTTACGCCTTCCGTTCTCCTGGAGTAACTGATTTTGACTTACACTTGTTCGCAGAAGGAAATCATCACCGCATTTATGAGAAACTGGGAGCGCACCTCACAGAAGTAGACGGTGTCAAAGGTGTTTATTTTGCGGTTTGGGCCCCTAATGCTCGCAACGTTTCTCTTTTAGGAGATTTTAACCTTTGGGATGGACGCAAACACCAGATGCGGAAAGGACATACCGGCGTTTGGGAATTATTTATCCCAGAAATCGGTGTGGGAGAGCATTACAAATATGAGATCAAAAATTTTGAAGGACACATTTACGAAAAATCCGATCCCTACGGTTTCCAGCAAGAACCACGTCCCAAAACAGCATCTATTGTCACCGACTTAACAACTTATAGTTGGAACGATGAAAATTGGATGGAAACAAGGAGACACACCGACCCCCTCACCCAACCAATTTCCGTTTATGAAGTCCATTTAGGTTCTTGGTTACACGCTGCTAGTGAAGAACCAGCTAAATTACCCAACGGGGAGACGGAACCAGTCGTCATCGTTTCTGAACTTAAAACCGGTGCGCGTTTTCTAACATATCGGGAATTAGCTGCCAAACTAATCCCCTATGTCAAAGACTTGGGATATACCCATATAGAATTGCTACCCATTGCCGAGCATCCCTTTGATGGTTCTTGGGGTTATCAAGTCACAGGTTACTATGCTCCTACTTCCCGCTTTGGCAGCCCTGAAGACTTCATGTATTTTGTTGACCAATGTCACGAACATGGCATTGGTGTACTGGTAGATTGGGTTCCGGGTCACTTCCCCAAAGATGGACATGGTTTAGCTTTCTTTGATGGTACTCACCTTTATGAACACGCTGACCCCCGCAAAGGCGAACATAAGGAATGGGGAACTTTAGTATTTAACTATTCCCGTAACGAAGTTAGGAATTTCTTAGTAGCTAATGCTCTGTTCTGGTTTGATAAATACCACATTGACGGAATTCGTGTTGATGCGGTAGCTTCCATGCTCTACAACGACTATTGTCGTGAAGCAGGGGAATGGTTGCCTAATCAGTATGGTGGTAGAGAAAATTTAGAAGCTGCGGATTTTTTACGTCAAGTAAATCACAACATCTTTAGTTATTTTCCCGGTGTGCTTTCCATTGCGGAAGAGTCTACTTCTTGGCCTATGGTATCTTGGCCTACCTATACAGGTGGTCTAGGATTTAACCTGAAGTGGAACATGGGTTGGATGCACGATATGTTGGACTACTTCAGCATGGACCCTTGGTTCCGTCAATTCCATCAAAACAATGTGACTTTTAGTATGTGGTATAACCACAGCGAAAACTTCATGTTGGCATTGTCTCATGATGAAGTTGTACATGGTAAGAGCAATATCATCGGAAAAATGCCCGGTGATAAATGGCAGAAGTTAGCTAACGTCCGGGCTTTATTCGCTTATATGTTTACTCACCCTGGTAAGAAAACCATGTTTATGAGCATGGAGTTTGGCCAGTGGAGTGAGTGGAATGTTTGGGCAGATTTGGAATGGCAACTACATGAGTTTGAACCACATCAACAGTTAAAAGCCTTTTTCAAAGATATTAACCATATTTACCGTTCTGAACCTGCTTTGTATACTCAGGATTTTGCGCGGGAAGGATTTGAATGGATTGATTGTAGCGATAACCGTCACAGTGTAGTTGCTTTTGTCCGTCGTGCTAAGGATTCTGATGAATTCTTGATTGTGGTTTGTAATTTTACACCTCAACCTCATTCTCATTATCGCATCGGTGTACCTGAGAAGGGATTTTATACTGAGTTGTTCAATAGTGATGCTCGTCAGTATGGCGGTAGCAATATGGGCAATTTAGGCGGTAAATGGACTGATGATTGGTCTTTGCATAATCGTCCTTATTCGCTGGATTTGTGTTTACCACCTTTGGGGGTTTTGATTCTCAAGTTGGATAAAGTGAAGATGGCTGAGGTGATGAAGTAA
- a CDS encoding HugZ family protein: MSQLEKIQAEYEQFPQEVASIMISTVNEEGMPNASYTPFVMDEFKNIYIYVSGLASHTANIHANPYVSILLIEDEAKAPNIFARRRLNFYCTANLIERETDKWNQIVEQFQVRFGEVIEMFRSLADFRIFQLTPTKGRFVIGFGTIYNINPDNLSQLVPVTKDNLSNS; the protein is encoded by the coding sequence ATGAGCCAACTGGAAAAAATTCAAGCTGAGTATGAGCAATTTCCTCAAGAAGTTGCCAGTATTATGATTAGTACAGTGAATGAAGAGGGAATGCCTAACGCTAGTTATACTCCTTTTGTGATGGATGAATTTAAAAATATCTACATTTATGTTAGTGGTTTAGCTAGTCACACTGCTAATATTCATGCTAATCCTTATGTCAGTATTTTATTGATTGAAGATGAAGCTAAAGCTCCCAATATTTTTGCCCGTCGTCGATTAAATTTTTATTGTACAGCTAATTTAATTGAGAGGGAAACTGATAAATGGAATCAAATTGTTGAACAATTTCAAGTGCGTTTTGGTGAAGTTATTGAAATGTTCCGCAGTTTAGCTGATTTTAGAATTTTTCAACTCACTCCCACTAAGGGACGTTTTGTGATTGGGTTTGGAACTATTTACAATATTAATCCCGATAACCTCAGTCAACTTGTACCAGTTACCAAAGATAATCTTTCTAATTCATAA
- a CDS encoding GFA family protein, giving the protein MNNFNKTVTYEGGCHCGTVRFRVVVDNHKVDDCNCSICAKKGFLHLIVPQDKFTLLQGEDVLKTYQFNTGVAKHKFCQVCGIHAFYIPRSHPDCIDVNVRCLDGDVIDNFEIVPFDGANWEDNIHKLIN; this is encoded by the coding sequence ATGAATAATTTTAATAAAACTGTGACTTATGAAGGTGGTTGTCACTGTGGGACGGTACGTTTTCGGGTGGTGGTTGATAACCACAAAGTTGATGACTGTAATTGTTCAATTTGTGCTAAAAAGGGATTTTTACATTTAATTGTTCCTCAAGATAAATTTACTTTGTTGCAAGGTGAGGATGTTTTGAAAACCTATCAATTTAATACGGGTGTTGCAAAACATAAATTTTGTCAAGTTTGCGGAATTCATGCTTTTTATATTCCTCGTAGTCATCCTGATTGTATTGATGTAAATGTGCGGTGTTTAGATGGGGATGTGATAGATAATTTTGAAATTGTACCTTTTGATGGTGCAAATTGGGAGGATAATATTCACAAGTTGATTAATTGA
- a CDS encoding peptidoglycan D,D-transpeptidase FtsI family protein, producing MQKSPSRTKLRNLQNLEFTRQRKFSKQAVGNGSSKTQAQAPNLKSRLLIVWGILLAAGVGLAFNLYRLQIIEGSKLAQKARNQQMVNLRPFMPRRPVVDRNNNILAIDRPVYTLYAHPKLFDKSNEEMARQLAPILNKDAGNLVRTFESKKSGILLANSVSENIADRLISFRLNGLEFIQKYSRFYPQDDLVANVVGYVNLDRRGQAGVEYSQEKLLERSGQTVRLSRAGNGALMPNHAPEGFLHFDDLKLQLTIDNRLQRAARTALKEQIEKFQAKRGAVIVMDATDGSLLALVSQPTYNGNEYSKADISLFKNWTVADLYEPGSTFKPLNVAIALENGAIKPDDTFNDPGTMKVADRTIKNAERNAYRRLNIAQILQTSSNVGMVQIIQRMKPTLYYNWLEKLGLGQKVDTDLPFEVGGRLKSQEEFLSSTIEPATTSFGQGFSLTPLQLVQMHGALANGGKLVTPHVVQGLIDSQGKIHYSRTLPTPRQIFSSTTTQKVVEMMETVVSKGSGKASQINGYSIAGKTGTAQKASPNGGYIPGARITSFVGIVPAEAPRYVVLAIVDEPKGENAYGGTVAAPIVKSVIEVLIPMQKIAPSNKVTGDREGSRGVGEQGSRGR from the coding sequence ATGCAGAAGTCACCCAGCAGAACGAAATTAAGAAATTTGCAGAATTTAGAATTCACAAGGCAGCGGAAGTTTTCCAAACAAGCTGTTGGGAATGGTTCTTCTAAAACTCAAGCTCAAGCGCCAAATCTTAAGTCTCGACTGTTGATAGTTTGGGGTATCCTCCTTGCTGCTGGAGTGGGGTTGGCTTTCAATTTGTATCGCCTGCAAATTATCGAGGGTTCAAAACTTGCTCAAAAGGCAAGAAACCAGCAAATGGTGAACTTGCGTCCTTTTATGCCCCGTCGTCCAGTGGTTGATCGCAATAACAATATATTAGCCATCGACCGTCCAGTGTATACTTTGTACGCCCATCCCAAGCTATTTGATAAGTCTAATGAGGAGATGGCGCGGCAACTTGCACCTATTCTCAATAAAGATGCAGGTAACTTAGTAAGAACATTTGAAAGCAAAAAAAGTGGGATTCTGCTTGCTAATAGTGTTTCCGAAAATATTGCCGATCGCTTGATTTCATTCCGCTTGAATGGCTTGGAGTTCATTCAAAAATATTCCCGTTTCTACCCTCAAGATGATTTGGTTGCTAATGTAGTGGGCTATGTTAACCTTGATCGGCGCGGTCAGGCAGGGGTTGAATATAGTCAGGAGAAGCTGCTAGAACGCTCTGGACAAACGGTGCGTCTCAGTCGGGCTGGTAATGGCGCACTGATGCCAAATCATGCACCAGAAGGATTTTTGCATTTTGATGATTTGAAATTACAGCTGACTATTGATAACCGCTTACAACGGGCAGCCCGGACTGCGCTCAAAGAACAGATAGAAAAGTTCCAGGCCAAACGCGGGGCGGTAATTGTTATGGATGCCACGGATGGTTCATTACTGGCCTTGGTTTCTCAGCCTACCTATAATGGAAATGAATATTCCAAAGCAGATATTTCACTGTTTAAAAATTGGACAGTCGCGGATCTTTATGAACCAGGTTCAACTTTTAAGCCTTTGAATGTGGCGATCGCTCTGGAAAATGGTGCTATCAAACCAGATGATACATTTAATGACCCAGGTACTATGAAAGTTGCTGACCGCACGATCAAAAATGCGGAAAGGAACGCTTACAGACGACTTAACATTGCTCAAATTTTACAAACTTCTAGCAACGTTGGTATGGTACAAATTATCCAACGAATGAAGCCCACACTATATTACAACTGGTTAGAAAAACTGGGACTAGGGCAAAAAGTTGATACAGATTTGCCCTTTGAAGTCGGTGGTCGTCTCAAAAGTCAAGAAGAATTTCTGTCCTCAACTATAGAACCAGCAACTACCTCTTTTGGTCAAGGCTTTTCTCTTACTCCGTTACAGCTAGTACAAATGCACGGCGCTTTAGCTAACGGCGGTAAACTGGTAACACCACACGTAGTCCAAGGGTTGATTGATAGCCAAGGTAAAATTCACTATTCTCGCACTCTACCAACACCACGCCAAATTTTCTCCAGCACCACTACCCAAAAGGTAGTAGAGATGATGGAAACTGTTGTTTCAAAAGGCTCAGGTAAAGCATCACAAATTAACGGATACAGTATTGCTGGTAAAACAGGCACAGCCCAAAAAGCCAGTCCTAACGGTGGATACATTCCCGGAGCCAGAATTACTAGCTTTGTGGGTATTGTGCCAGCAGAAGCTCCCCGTTATGTAGTTTTGGCAATTGTAGATGAGCCAAAAGGAGAAAATGCCTATGGTGGAACGGTGGCAGCACCCATTGTTAAATCTGTAATAGAGGTACTTATACCAATGCAAAAGATTGCCCCCAGTAACAAGGTGACAGGTGACAGGGAAGGGAGCAGGGGAGTAGGGGAGCAGGGGAGCAGGGGACGCTAA
- a CDS encoding CIA30 family protein: MTEKNRSQWDLCRFIKTLTYFEVFPVLNWVQNIFQSRPENHQNQPNGGSKMGVILVAGATGGVGKRVVQRLLAQGYKVRCLVRDIDKARSTLGNDVDLVVGDITKPETLNNLVMSNIQAVVCCTAVRVQPVEGDTPDRAKYNQGVKFYQPEIVGDTPENVEYKGVKNLVTAAKRYLSNTGEKTIFDFTQPSEELKNIWGALDDVVMGGVSSSNFHILEKTALFAGNVSTANSGGFASVRTKNFSPAINLSGFTGVKLRVKGDGQRYKIFLRTETAWDGVGYSYSFDTVANSWIDITIPFANLTPVFRAKTVKDSPEIDKNKVCSFQLMLSKFEYDGDLNPKFHPGGFSLELESIKAYGGEALPQFVLVSSAGVTRPGRPGINLDEEPPAVRLNDQLGGILTWKLKGEDSLRESGIPYTIIRPCALTEEAGGKELIFEQGDNIRGKVSRNDIAELCVQSLKQPKARNITLEVKQGENDVNSINWEQLFSSLQPDK; the protein is encoded by the coding sequence ATGACTGAAAAAAATCGTTCTCAATGGGACTTGTGCAGATTCATCAAAACTCTCACCTACTTTGAAGTATTTCCTGTCCTGAACTGGGTACAAAATATATTTCAAAGTCGTCCTGAAAATCATCAAAATCAACCAAATGGGGGAAGCAAAATGGGTGTAATTCTAGTAGCGGGTGCAACTGGTGGAGTTGGTAAACGAGTCGTACAAAGATTGTTAGCACAGGGTTACAAAGTCCGCTGTTTAGTCCGAGATATTGATAAAGCGCGGTCAACTCTTGGTAATGATGTTGACTTAGTAGTGGGAGATATTACCAAACCGGAAACCTTGAATAACTTAGTGATGAGTAATATTCAAGCTGTTGTTTGTTGTACAGCAGTGCGTGTTCAACCAGTGGAAGGAGACACACCTGATAGAGCTAAATATAATCAAGGTGTGAAATTTTATCAACCAGAAATAGTAGGAGACACACCAGAAAATGTAGAATATAAAGGAGTCAAAAATTTAGTAACAGCAGCAAAAAGATATTTATCAAACACAGGTGAAAAAACAATATTTGACTTTACCCAACCATCAGAGGAATTAAAAAATATTTGGGGTGCTTTGGATGATGTAGTTATGGGTGGAGTTAGTTCGAGCAATTTTCACATATTAGAAAAAACAGCTTTATTTGCTGGTAATGTTTCCACTGCAAATTCTGGAGGTTTTGCATCGGTAAGAACCAAGAATTTTTCACCAGCAATTAATTTATCAGGTTTTACAGGTGTGAAATTGCGCGTTAAAGGTGATGGACAACGCTATAAAATCTTTTTAAGAACTGAAACAGCATGGGATGGAGTTGGTTACAGTTATTCTTTTGATACTGTAGCTAATTCATGGATAGATATTACCATTCCCTTTGCTAATTTAACACCTGTTTTTAGAGCAAAAACTGTGAAAGATTCTCCAGAGATAGATAAAAATAAAGTTTGTTCATTTCAATTAATGTTGAGTAAATTTGAATATGATGGGGATTTAAATCCTAAATTTCATCCTGGTGGTTTTTCATTAGAACTAGAATCAATCAAAGCTTATGGTGGTGAAGCTTTACCCCAATTTGTTTTAGTTAGTTCTGCTGGTGTAACTCGTCCCGGAAGACCAGGAATTAATTTAGATGAAGAACCTCCAGCAGTGAGATTAAACGACCAATTAGGAGGGATTTTAACGTGGAAGTTAAAAGGGGAAGATAGTTTAAGAGAAAGCGGAATACCTTATACAATTATTCGACCTTGTGCTTTAACTGAAGAAGCAGGAGGTAAAGAGTTAATATTTGAGCAAGGTGATAACATCAGAGGTAAAGTTAGCCGTAATGATATTGCTGAACTTTGCGTTCAATCCCTCAAACAACCAAAAGCGCGTAATATAACTTTGGAAGTAAAACAGGGAGAAAATGATGTTAATTCTATTAATTGGGAACAGTTATTTTCTAGTTTACAACCTGATAAATAA
- a CDS encoding type II toxin-antitoxin system Phd/YefM family antitoxin — protein sequence MLIKLTTMINLAKDIHSLTEFKRNTTEFIQQIKKTQHPLVLTVNGKAELVVQDAESYQELLEAAELVETLKGIKLGLEQMQRGEGKKAEDFFNEFFNKIAIQQKF from the coding sequence ATGCTAATTAAACTTACGACCATGATTAACCTTGCCAAAGATATACATTCCCTCACCGAATTTAAGCGTAATACCACTGAATTTATACAACAGATTAAAAAAACACAACACCCCTTAGTTTTAACTGTCAACGGAAAAGCCGAGTTAGTGGTTCAAGATGCAGAGTCTTATCAAGAACTTTTAGAAGCTGCTGAATTAGTAGAAACCTTAAAAGGTATTAAACTTGGACTAGAACAAATGCAGCGTGGTGAAGGTAAAAAAGCCGAAGATTTCTTTAATGAATTTTTTAATAAAATTGCAATCCAACAAAAGTTTTGA
- a CDS encoding glutathione S-transferase family protein, whose protein sequence is MLLLQFSTSHYCRKARLALGYKRIDYKVENLNPGLHILKVKPLTGLTTLPVLLPQIEGQPQAIGDSTQILKFLESYQPEPSLFLTSQEQQTEALMLEDWLDESIGTATRFVYYHFRAGEGKQIDPSLSSQIVIGVVRKQYGINNANVELATNRLVIALTELSNRWQKSDYLVGERLSVADISAAALLSPLALIPQYRQRYSWLFERIVQIHQLCGEALPPGLN, encoded by the coding sequence ATGTTGCTACTGCAATTTAGTACATCTCATTATTGTCGCAAAGCCCGTCTGGCGCTAGGTTATAAGCGAATTGATTACAAGGTAGAAAATCTGAATCCTGGCTTGCACATCCTCAAAGTGAAGCCATTAACCGGTTTAACGACCTTGCCTGTTTTGTTGCCCCAAATCGAGGGACAACCGCAAGCGATTGGCGACTCTACCCAAATTTTAAAATTCTTAGAATCTTATCAACCAGAACCTTCATTATTTTTAACCAGCCAGGAACAGCAAACTGAGGCTTTGATGCTCGAAGACTGGTTAGATGAAAGCATTGGTACGGCAACAAGGTTTGTATATTATCACTTTCGTGCTGGTGAAGGCAAACAAATCGATCCCTCATTATCCAGTCAGATAGTGATTGGTGTAGTCAGGAAACAGTATGGTATCAACAATGCTAATGTAGAATTAGCTACTAACAGGTTAGTAATTGCTTTGACAGAATTATCTAACCGCTGGCAAAAAAGTGACTATTTAGTGGGTGAACGTTTAAGCGTGGCAGATATTAGCGCAGCTGCCTTGCTGAGTCCCTTAGCACTTATTCCTCAATACCGTCAGAGATATTCTTGGTTGTTTGAGCGCATTGTGCAGATTCATCAATTGTGTGGTGAAGCACTACCACCAGGACTAAACTGA
- a CDS encoding AAA family ATPase has product MDAIRIERLRCLSDTGYVQIKPLTVFLGQNSSGKSTFLRFFPLLKQSIESRTTGPILWYGRLVDFGNFHDAHQTGAENTIAFSFKFTLEADNSRVFPIPIYNSFFTREIRILNSLDIYLTLEVSADNKKENTRASKLILQFKDSNVELEFNEDESVSNFKVNSLNILDYSNKYITKNFNNRSFLPIITEFKKKESNLELFSPSERPVISRLRPFTGLFEVLIKNIQDTAHHYTSSETILKIALSLGLSDSETMLKDIQENKFAGNGWKRKTKKWTTQTKDFKNLRDLIIANIVPSLIEKCDDMLTNFSRQVNYMGPVRATAERYYRTQDLAVDEVDYQGRNLTMFLHNLKDSEMQNFSDWTLSYFGFQPSIESSLGHISLKIRSKDSDKELNIADTGFGFSQILPIITQLWFLSSSTKHKSDLGFYQRNKGTVTYAIEQPELHLHPRLQGSLTDALVAAIKAAKDNNIDLRLIIETHSEVLINRLGHLIDDKKISPDDINIVLFEPSYQSGEITIRNSHFDSEGYLMNWPLGFFNMESV; this is encoded by the coding sequence ATGGATGCTATTAGAATTGAAAGATTACGTTGTCTTTCTGATACTGGTTATGTTCAGATAAAGCCTTTAACTGTTTTTCTTGGTCAAAACAGTTCAGGAAAGAGTACCTTTTTGCGGTTTTTTCCTTTACTAAAACAGAGTATAGAGTCTCGGACAACTGGACCCATACTTTGGTATGGTCGTCTTGTTGATTTTGGTAACTTTCATGATGCTCATCAAACTGGAGCAGAAAATACTATTGCATTCTCTTTTAAATTTACACTTGAAGCAGATAATTCTCGTGTTTTTCCAATACCGATATATAATAGTTTCTTTACCAGAGAAATAAGAATATTAAATAGCTTGGATATATATCTGACATTGGAAGTATCAGCAGATAATAAAAAAGAAAATACAAGGGCTAGTAAATTAATTTTACAGTTTAAGGATTCCAATGTTGAGTTGGAATTTAATGAAGATGAAAGTGTATCAAATTTCAAAGTTAATTCTCTTAATATTTTAGATTATAGCAATAAATATATTACCAAAAATTTTAATAATAGATCCTTTTTACCAATTATTACTGAATTTAAAAAAAAAGAGTCAAATTTAGAATTATTTTCTCCTTCTGAACGTCCAGTTATATCGCGTTTGCGCCCGTTTACGGGGTTATTTGAAGTATTAATAAAAAATATACAAGATACTGCTCACCACTATACATCTTCGGAAACTATTCTTAAAATTGCACTCTCATTGGGTCTTAGTGACTCGGAAACCATGCTAAAGGATATTCAAGAAAATAAATTTGCAGGTAATGGTTGGAAGAGAAAAACAAAAAAATGGACAACTCAAACAAAAGATTTTAAAAATTTGCGAGATTTAATTATTGCAAATATAGTTCCTTCGCTCATTGAAAAATGTGATGATATGCTGACTAACTTTTCAAGACAGGTTAACTATATGGGTCCAGTAAGAGCTACTGCGGAGCGATATTACCGAACTCAAGATTTAGCTGTTGATGAAGTAGATTATCAAGGACGTAATCTCACAATGTTTTTGCATAATCTCAAAGATTCAGAAATGCAGAATTTTTCAGATTGGACTTTGAGTTACTTTGGATTTCAACCGTCAATTGAATCTAGTCTCGGTCATATCTCCCTCAAAATACGTTCCAAGGATTCAGATAAGGAACTTAATATTGCTGATACTGGCTTTGGTTTTTCTCAAATTCTTCCTATTATTACTCAATTATGGTTTTTAAGCTCCTCAACAAAACATAAATCTGATCTAGGTTTTTATCAAAGAAATAAAGGAACTGTAACTTATGCTATTGAACAACCAGAGTTACATCTTCATCCTCGTTTGCAAGGAAGTCTTACAGATGCTTTAGTTGCTGCAATTAAAGCAGCTAAGGATAATAATATTGATCTGCGGTTAATTATTGAAACACATAGTGAGGTGCTAATTAACAGACTTGGACATCTGATTGACGATAAAAAAATTTCTCCCGACGATATCAATATAGTTTTATTCGAGCCATCATATCAATCAGGGGAAATAACAATTAGAAACTCTCATTTTGACTCTGAAGGATATCTTATGAATTGGCCATTAGGGTTTTTTAATATGGAGAGTGTCTAA
- a CDS encoding alpha/beta fold hydrolase, with amino-acid sequence MLKFQPPGFGQKVINTSLGSMVYYTQISEPWDISELEKLPPLLFLHNFGGGASAYEWSKVYPAFANEYRILAPDLIGWGESEHPVRDYQVQDYLTTISEFIHRTCDQPVTVVASSLTAAFAIRLAISQPGIFKELFLVSPSGFDDFGQGAGRRLPLSVINMPFLDNLIYGLGAENEVAVSNFLQSFLFAKSERLTQEIVEAYLYSAQQPNAKFSALAFLRGDLYFDLSLYIQQLKVSTVFFWGEEAQFTKIQLGRRLASLNKNAIRDFQGIADTGILPHLETPGVFIGLLSKYLE; translated from the coding sequence ATGCTTAAATTTCAACCTCCTGGTTTTGGTCAAAAGGTCATTAATACATCTTTGGGTTCAATGGTTTATTATACCCAGATAAGTGAACCTTGGGATATTTCTGAACTTGAAAAATTACCACCCTTATTATTTTTACATAATTTTGGCGGTGGTGCTTCTGCTTATGAATGGTCTAAAGTTTATCCAGCTTTTGCAAATGAATACCGCATTTTAGCACCAGATTTGATTGGTTGGGGAGAATCTGAGCATCCGGTACGAGATTACCAAGTTCAAGATTATTTGACTACTATTAGTGAGTTTATTCACCGAACTTGTGATCAACCTGTGACGGTGGTAGCTTCTTCTTTAACTGCTGCTTTTGCTATTCGTCTTGCTATTTCTCAACCGGGAATATTTAAAGAATTGTTTTTAGTTTCTCCCTCTGGGTTTGATGATTTTGGACAGGGTGCTGGTAGGAGATTACCGCTTTCAGTAATTAATATGCCTTTTTTGGATAATTTGATTTATGGTTTGGGTGCGGAAAATGAAGTTGCTGTGAGTAATTTTTTACAAAGTTTCCTTTTTGCTAAATCTGAAAGATTGACTCAAGAAATTGTGGAAGCTTATTTATATTCTGCACAACAACCTAATGCGAAGTTTTCAGCTTTGGCATTTTTACGAGGTGATCTTTATTTTGATTTGAGTTTATATATTCAACAATTGAAAGTTTCGACTGTGTTTTTCTGGGGTGAAGAAGCACAATTTACTAAAATTCAATTAGGACGAAGATTAGCAAGTTTAAATAAAAATGCGATTAGAGATTTTCAAGGTATAGCTGATACTGGGATTTTACCACATTTGGAAACGCCTGGGGTTTTTATTGGGTTATTATCTAAGTATCTTGAATAA